A stretch of Palaemon carinicauda isolate YSFRI2023 chromosome 34, ASM3689809v2, whole genome shotgun sequence DNA encodes these proteins:
- the LOC137626820 gene encoding uncharacterized protein translates to MWTTLVQCCLVGKAQRVYNNLSDDLSADYDTVKSIVLKAYDLVPEAYRQKFRNLRKYLDVTYIEFSRKKGQFRDDRLKSKGVDNFVKLKELFLVEEFKRNVSRELRIHLEELKLDSIQEISVASDEYTLTHREEPLRKRINQDRLFPHEYNTHNLQEKLLRARSFAQEHLAKPQASMKLKYDVKTRDRLFNVGDKVLVLLPMPGNPLKAEFVGPWKVLKKINNVNYLIETPDRRRKNHICHVNTIKSFTERSLEESVLPISVVSVENEQFMGDKFAVSPSGLENNSDVLNNLNTKFQHLDAEKPAPLINIIDEYEDLFQDSPGRTHILQYDVDVGKAQPIIKQCPYRLNPLKREIVRKEVKYMLDHNLVKPSCSPWSFPVVLVRKEDDASDTGLGAVLLQEGENGTSHPVAYFSKKLLPAERRYSTIKKEALCLVKAIIHFEVYSSSSMHYLESEEAEVANFLASLNWEEDLFKLKRDQLWLIAEFLDLSLATEVGKGPSLFEVSKAARIYRETLDRKDVLESSRLDESKPGEIEELEGGGKENLIDNSDDHLEILKEKTKMKELEFKGLQLRADERAKEREHEIELLGKSNKKIPKAPLIPIPSVGEPFREVIIDVVGPLLQTRGGNEYILSIVDRMSRFPEAIPLRSIRSKKVVEVLVDFFTRFSFPKVIQSDCGTNFRSRCFEKKMNEFGIEHIRSALYHPESQGQVEMFHQTLKSVLKKFCLETGNDSDKELPYALFATRSITNESMGLSPFQLIFSHCVRGPLDVVREHLEGETKLMYWIIFSDLQEKLLRARSFAQEHLAKPQALMKLKYDVKTRDRLFNVGDKVLVLLPMSGNSLKAEFVGPWKVLKKINNVNYLIETPDRRRKTHICHVNTIKTFTDRSVEESVVPISVHLDAEKPAPLINLINEYEDLFQDAPGYWQVGLTPRARKISAFVTGDGLYECEVMMPFGMKNAAATFQRLMNFITCELEGRVVYIDDLVIYSDDWETHLKRTRALFEMLKKAGLVINLKKE, encoded by the exons atgtggacaacattagttcaatGTTGTTTGGTGGgaaaagctcaaagggtctataataatcttagtgatgatctctccgcggattacgacaccgtaaaaagtattgtgctgaaagcttatgatttggtgcctgaagcatacaggcagaagtttcgtaatcttcGGAAGTATCTTGACGTCACCTACATTGAGTTTTCTCGAAAGAAAGGTCAGTTTCGCGATGACCGGCTGAAATCAAAAggagtagacaattttgttaaactgaaagaacTCTTTCTggtagaggaatttaagaggaacgtgagtcgtgaattgcgaattcatttggaagagttaaaactcgactccattcaggaaatatcagttgcttccgacgagtatacacttacccatcgggaggaaccccttaggaaaaggaTTAATCAGGATAGGctcttcccccatgaatataatacacata atttgcaggagaaattgcttagagcacggtcttttgctcaggaacatttggcgaaaccccaggcctcgatgaaattgaagtatgacgttaaaacacgagataggctaTTTAATGTAGgcgacaaggtgttggttttacttcctatgcctggcaatcccctgaaagcggaattcgttggtccgtggaaggttctgaagaaaattaacaatgtaaattacctgattgaaactcctgataggagaagaaaaaacCATATTTGCCATGTTAATACGATAAAATCTTTTACTGAGAGGTCTTTAGAAGAATCTGTATTACCTATATCTGTAGTTAgtgtagaaaatgaacagttcatgggcgataaatttgctgttagcccaagtggtttggaaaataattctgatgttttaaataatctgaatactaaatttcagcacttagatgcagaaaaaccTGCACCTCTAATCAATATAATTGACGAATATGAAGATCTCTTTCAGGATtcacctggtaggactcatattttaCAATACGACGTTGACGTTGGGAAGGCTCAGCCTATTATTAAGCAATgcccatatagactgaaccccctcaagagagaaatagtcaggaaggaagttaaatacatgcttgaccataacctcgttaaaccgagctgcagtccttggagcttcccggtagttttggttaggaaggaggatg atgccagtgacacaggtttaggtgctgtcttgctgcaggagggtgaaaatggcactTCGCATCCAGttgcctacttttccaagaagttgttaccggcagagagacgttactcaacaattaagaaagaggctttatgcttggtgaaagccatcatacattttgaagtgtattcaTCTtcctca atgcattatttagagagtgaagaagctgaggtagcgaactttttggctagtctTAACTGGGAAgaggatctgtttaaactaaaaagggatcaattgtggttgattgcagagttcctGGATTTAAGTTTGGCCACTGAGGTTGGGAAGGGACCGTCGTTATTTGAGGTCTCTAAGGCCGCtaggatatatagagagactcttgataggaaggatgttctggaaagtagtaggctggatgagagtaaGCCTGGGGAGATAGAGGAATTAGAAGGTGGAGGTAAAGAGAATCTTATTGATAATAGTGATGACCATttagaaattttgaaagaaaaaaccaagatgaaggaactggagtttaaaggtctccaacttagagccgatgaaagggcaaaagaaagagagcatgaaattgag ttgttGGGGAAATCTAACAAGAAGATACCCAAGGCTCCCTTAATTCCTATACCCTctgtgggcgaaccctttcgggaagtgataattgacgtagtgggtcccctgctgCAGACGCGTGGtggtaatgaatatatattgtctattgttgatagaatgtctcgcttccctgaggctatcccattgaggagtatacggtccaaaaaggtggttgaagtgttggttgatTTCTTTACTAGATTtagttttcctaaggtaattcagagtgactgtggcactaatttcaggAGTAgatgttttgaaaagaaaatgaatgagtttggtattgaACACATAAGGTCTGCActgtatcacccggaaagccaaggccaggtggagatgttccaccaaaccttgaagtctgtgttaaaaaaattttgtttggagactgggaatgattctgataaggaattaccttacgcATTGTTTGCAACACGATCGATcaccaatgagtcaatgggtctctctcctttccagcttatttttagtcactgtgttcgaggccctttagatgtagtgagagaacacttgGAAGGAGAGACGAaattaatgtattggattattttttcagatttgcaggagaaattgcttagagcacggtcttTTGCTCAGGAACATTTAGCGAAACCCCAGGCCTTGATGAAAttgaagtatgacgttaaaacacgagataggctatttaatgtaggtgacaaggtgttggttttacttcctatgtcTGGCAATTCCCTGAAAGCGGAATTCGTtggtccgtggaaggttctgaagaaaattaacaatgtaaattacctgattgaaactcctgataggagaagaaaaacccatATTTGCCATGTTAATACGATAAAAACTTTTactgacaggtctgtagaagaatctgtagtacctatatctgta cacttagatgcagaaaaaccTGCACCTCTAATCAATTTAATTAACGAATAtgaagatctctttcaggatgcacctg gatattggcaggttggtcttacaccccgggcaaggaaaatatcggcctttgtgacaggtgacggcctctatgaatgtgaggtgatgaTGCCTTTTGGAATGAAGAATGctgccgctaccttccagaggctgatgaactttattacatgtgaactagAGGGtcgtgtggtatatattgacgaccttgtgatttacagtgatgattgggaaactcatcttaagaggacaAGAGCGCTGTTCGAGATGCTGaagaaggctggtctggtgataaatttaaagaaagagtga